The Dasypus novemcinctus isolate mDasNov1 chromosome 12, mDasNov1.1.hap2, whole genome shotgun sequence genome includes a window with the following:
- the WNT10B gene encoding protein Wnt-10b isoform X2, whose product MREEPRPRPPPSGLAGLLFLALCSRALSHEILGLKLPGEPPLTANTVCLTLSGLSKRQLGLCLRSPDVTASALQGLQIAVHECQHQLRDQRWNCSALEGGGRLPHHSAILKRGFRESAFSFSMLAAGVMHAVATACSLGKLVSCGCGWKGSGDQDRLRAKLLQLQALSRGKSFPHSLPSPGPGSGSSPGPQDTWEWGGCDHDMDFGEKFSRDFLDSREAPRDIQARMRIHNNRVGRQVVIENLKRKCKCHGTSGSCQFKTCWRAAPEFPAVGAALRERLGRAVFINTHNRNSGAFQPRLRPRRLSGELVYFEKSPDFCERDPTVGSPGTRGRACNKTSRLLDGCGSLCCGRGHNVLRQTRVERCHCRFHWCCYVLCDECKVTEWVNVCK is encoded by the exons ATGCGGGAGGAGCCCCGGCCGCGGCCTCCGCCCTCGGGCCTCGCGGGTCTCCTGTTCCTCGCGCTGTGCAGTCG AGCCCTGAGCCACGAGATCCTGGGCCTGAAGCTGCCCGGCGAGCCGCCGCTGACGGCCAACACCGTGTGCCTGACGCTGTCGGGCCTGAGCAAGCGGCAGCTGGGCCTGTGCCTGCGCAGCCCCGACGTGACGGCGTCCGCGCTGCAGGGCCTGCAGATCGCAGTCCACGAGTGTCAGCACCAGCTGCGCGACCAGCGCTGGAACTGCTCGGCGCTCGAGGGCGGCGGCCGCCTGCCGCACCACAGCGCCATCCTCAAGCGCG GTTTCCGTGAGAGTGCCTTTTCCTTCTCCATGCTGGCTGCCGGGGTCATGCACGCGGTAGCCACGGCCTGCAGTCTGGGCAAGCTGGTGAGCTGCGGCTGTGGCTGGAAGGGCAGTGGTGACCAGGATCGGCTGAGGGCCAAGCTGCTGCAGCTGCAGGCACTGTCCCGGGGCAAGAGCTTCCCCCAttccctgcccagccctggccctGGCTCAGGCTCCAGTCCTGGCCCCCAGGACACATGGGAGTGGGGGGGCTGTGACCATGACATGGACTTTGGAGAGAAGTTCTCTCGAGATTTCCTGGATTCCAGGGAAGCTCCCCGGGACATCCAAGCACGGATGCGAATCCACAACAACAGGGTGGGGCGCCAG GTGGTAATTGAAAACCTGAAGCGGAAATGCAAGTGCCATGGCACTTCAGGCAGCTGCCAGTTCAAGACGTGCTGGAGGGCAGCCCCAGAGTTCCCGGCAGTGGGGGCAGCGTTGAGGGAGCGGCTGGGCAGGGCCGTCTTCATCAATACCCACAACCGCAACTCAGGAGCCTTCCAACCCCGCCTGCGTCCCCGCCGTCTCTCAGGAGAGCTGGTCTACTTTGAGAAGTCTCCGGACTTCTGTGAGCGAGACCCGACTGTGGGCTCCCCCGGCACACGGGGCCGTGCCTGCAACAAGACCAGCCGCCTGCTGGACGGCTGTGGCAGCCTGTGCTGTGGTCGTGGGCAT